A genomic region of Desulfobacterales bacterium contains the following coding sequences:
- a CDS encoding DUF86 domain-containing protein → MNNLPEEILIEKEYIEKTIDVMNEAIARNDQTYVELSAIGASLHHCYSGIENIIKRILKYKKISIRDSASSHKDLLDKAVNQGIITEELLNKLDKFRGFRHFFVHGYGILLNKDELLPLAMELPAIWNHFLSEIESFF, encoded by the coding sequence ATGAACAACTTGCCTGAAGAAATTCTTATTGAAAAGGAATATATTGAAAAAACAATAGATGTTATGAATGAAGCCATTGCTCGTAATGATCAAACTTATGTTGAACTTTCAGCTATCGGTGCAAGTTTACATCATTGTTATTCAGGCATTGAAAATATTATAAAACGCATATTAAAATATAAAAAAATATCTATTCGTGATTCTGCCTCATCCCATAAAGATTTACTGGATAAGGCAGTTAATCAAGGAATTATTACAGAAGAATTATTGAACAAACTTGACAAATTCAGAGGATTTCGTCATTTCTTTGTTCATGGTTATGGTATTCTGCTAAACAAAGATGAACTTTTGCCATTAGCAATGGAATTACCTG